From the genome of Halictus rubicundus isolate RS-2024b chromosome 2, iyHalRubi1_principal, whole genome shotgun sequence, one region includes:
- the LOC143365638 gene encoding uncharacterized protein LOC143365638: protein MQPRIAVIIVGLALVSVVRSDTNLKCYMCTSLINPHCASDPKGHNIELAECTLSRMSEWQRTIHQHNSSSQHNISSVISHIFDVDHSRNFKPVAPMACAKVVLKVNKQEVTVRNCQPAKTDTIDPCKSIQGKANGESSSLEHCDLCTHDACNTSPGLSPRIFVTLLSLVGTVILGGFYNGA from the exons ATGCAACCAAGGATCGCAGTGATAATCGTCGGTCTTGCGCTCGTCTCGGTGGTTCGTTCAG ATACCAATTTGAAATGCTACATGTGCACCTCCCTCATCAACCCACACTGTGCCAGCGATCCAAAAGGACACAATATCGAACTTGCCGAATGTACTCTCAGCCGTATGTCCGAATGGCAACGAACTATTCATCAGCACAACAGCTCGAGCCAGCACAACATCTCAAGCGTGATATCGCATATCTTCGATGTGGATCATTCGAGGAATTTTAAGCCTGTTGCACCTATGGCCTGCGCGAAAGTGGTCCTGAAGG TTAACAAGCAAGAGGTTACGGTGAGAAACTGCCAACCAGCGAAGACGGATACCATCGATCCCTGCAAGTCGATCCAAGGAAAGGCGAACGGCGAATCCTCCAGCCTAGAACACTGCGATCTTTGTACTCACGACGCCTGCAACACCTCGCCCGGCCTCTCACCCCGAATCTTCGTCACCCTGTTGTCCCTTGTTGGCACTGTAATCCTCGGTGGCTTTTACAACGGCGCGTAA
- the LOC143362767 gene encoding uncharacterized protein LOC143362767 isoform X1, translating to MVSQFTLTTVIILMTFGCVESGDLWCYQCNTDLTNGHTTECNDPYAPTPYYDLALCPENESHHCLKSVITDRDVLVTVRGCVPSREIDGYCRHLPNSSITCSFCNDYACNGQRSIYLFTSHYLAFLLPSIYIVLQS from the exons ATGGTTAGTCAGTTCACTTTAACAACAGTGATTATTTTAATGACTTTCG GGTGTGTTGAAAGCGGGGACTTATGGTGTTACCAGTGCAATACTGATCTGACTAATGGTCACACAACAGAATGCAACGATCCATATGCTCCAACTCCTTACTATGATCTAGCCCTTTGCCCTGAAAATGAGTCTCATCATTGTCTCAAAAGTGTCATTACTG ATAGGGACGTCCTGGTGACGGTACGAGGTTGCGTGCCGTCACGCGAAATCGATGGATACTGCCGCCATTTACCAAACTCCAGCATCACGTGCTCCTTTTGCAACGACTACGCTTGCAACGGCCAACGATCGATTTATTTGTTTACATCGCACTATTTAGCGTTCCTCTTGCCTTCTATCTACATA GTTCTGCAATCATGA
- the LOC143362767 gene encoding uncharacterized protein LOC143362767 isoform X2 — protein MNRFRQNGCVESGDLWCYQCNTDLTNGHTTECNDPYAPTPYYDLALCPENESHHCLKSVITDRDVLVTVRGCVPSREIDGYCRHLPNSSITCSFCNDYACNGQRSIYLFTSHYLAFLLPSIYIVLQS, from the exons ATGAACCGTTTCAGACAAAATG GGTGTGTTGAAAGCGGGGACTTATGGTGTTACCAGTGCAATACTGATCTGACTAATGGTCACACAACAGAATGCAACGATCCATATGCTCCAACTCCTTACTATGATCTAGCCCTTTGCCCTGAAAATGAGTCTCATCATTGTCTCAAAAGTGTCATTACTG ATAGGGACGTCCTGGTGACGGTACGAGGTTGCGTGCCGTCACGCGAAATCGATGGATACTGCCGCCATTTACCAAACTCCAGCATCACGTGCTCCTTTTGCAACGACTACGCTTGCAACGGCCAACGATCGATTTATTTGTTTACATCGCACTATTTAGCGTTCCTCTTGCCTTCTATCTACATA GTTCTGCAATCATGA